In a single window of the Scyliorhinus canicula chromosome 1, sScyCan1.1, whole genome shotgun sequence genome:
- the pno1 gene encoding RNA-binding protein PNO1 → MAAAAGSEMETGLVSELGPEFRSVSKKRVKRKRKMEPGTGNMETEQPRPCKRPEFPAVSGQQLVDGKDEIRKVAVPAHRYTPLKENWLKIFTPIVEHLQLQVRFNLKTRNVEIKTCKNTQDIGSLTKAEDFVKAFVLGFQVEDALALIRLDDLFLETFDITDVKPLKGDHLSRAIGRIAGKGGKTKFTIENVTRTRIVLADSKVHILGSFQNIKMARTAICNLILGSPPSKVYGNIRAVASRAAERF, encoded by the exons ATGGCGGCGGCAGCGGGGAGCGAGATGGAAACAGGCCTGGTATCAGAGTTGGGACCCGAATTCCGTAGTGTCTCCAAGAAGCGGGTCAAACGCAAGAGGAAGATGGAGCCGGGAACAGGAAACATGGAGACAGAGCAGCCGCGGCCCTGCAAAAGGCCCGAGTTCCCGGCTGTGTCCGGGCAGCAGCTTGTG GATGGAAAGGATGAAATTCGCAAAGTAGCTGTACCCGCACATAGATATACACCTCTGAAAGAAAACTGGTTAAAAATCTTTACCCCGATTGTTGAACACCTGCAGCTACAAGTGAGATTTAACCTGAAGACTAGAAATGTTGAAATCAAG ACTTGTAAAAACACGCAAGATATAGGTTCACTTACGAAGGCGGAAGACTTTGTAAAGGCCTTTGTCCTTGGATTCCAAGTGGAG GATGCCTTAGCATTAATTCGGTTGGATGACCTGTTCCTAGAAACATTTGACATTACAGATG TGAAACCGTTAAAGGGTGATCATCTTTCCAGAGCAATAGGACGAATAGCTGGCAAAGGAGGAAAAACAAAATTTACAATAGAAAATGTAACAAGAACAAGAATAGTTCTTGCTGACTC GAAAGTCCACATCCTTGGATCTTTTCAGAACATTAAGATGGCTCGGACAGCAATCTGCAACCTTATTCTAG